The window GCTAAACTACTAATTAAACATATTTTGCGACCGTCGGATTGGAATTCGATCGATGCCCTCATCTCATGCTTTTGTACAAGTACCACTCAGACATCAAAATtctcttccaagttccaacgGTTGGTTCCAAGCTTAGATAACGGACTCCACGTCAGTAATCAGTAGTCCCATGGCAGTTAGCATTTCCTTAACAGAAAACAAACTCACCGGGGTTTCAAATTTAATACCGGTATCCATCGATTCAATTAGATTAATATCAGTATTAGCTGCAACTGATATTGATACTTGTAGGGATGAAAGTTTGACCCTAATAACCCAAATCCGTTATGGTCCATCTTGAGCCCAAACAGGGTTTGAGCCAAGTTTTTTAACCCTAAGGGtggattagggttgaaaaaccccaaccctaggtTCGGGTTCCTCAGCCTAGCCTAACCTAGCCTGAAAGTTAACCCTGAACTTTTACATTAGAGTTAAGTCTCCTgttgttatttcatttttctataatcttttaatgtataagatatgaatgacAAAATATGTCAATCAACATTAATCCAAACATTGTAGAAGCCAACatcaacccaacccggccctaatagGGTCGATTAGGGCCAAGTTGGATTGGTACGAATCCAATAGGATTGGGCTTGAACATGAACCCGACAGGATTGAGTTGGGTTGGTACGAACACAGTCTAGGTTGGATTTTAAAAACCTAAGGttaagttagggttttaagaaacccagcccaacccaattcCTATTTCACCCCTTGAAACTTGACTGATATAGTAAGAATATAATTTTTCACGAAACACAAATAATGTTTTGATATGAAATCCGGCTTAGTATGGTCCAATCGGCCGATACATATCAGCACCGGTGAAGGcacttaacggattggtttggGATAATCTTGTAATATTATATAGAAAGGATGAACGAAAATAACTGACCCAGGATTGTTATTTTCCCACTAACAAACTATAAATCTGCGATACTGAACCTGTACACAACACTTCTGGAACCTGAAACTGACTTAGAAAACCTCCGATTTCCGCCATTGTTTCATGTGCAAGAAAAATTCCACGAAACTGAGATAGAAAACCTCCGATTTCCGCCGCAGCTCTTCCTGCCCACAGCGAAGTACAGAGTAAGGTAAGGCTTCAAattaacttcttcttcttcttctagaccTTTCATTTCCAAGAAATCGATTCTTTCAAATAATCCTTTGAACCATCCTCAGATTTGATTAGCGAAGATGAAGGGGTACGGACACGTTTGGACGAGGAAGATTAGTAAATCTGCAAGACTGGATAGCTACACGCCACTCTGGGAAGCTGAAATCGACAAAGAAAACCTCCGATTTCCGGCGGTGTTTCATTTTCAAAATAGTGAGGATTCAAATTAACTTCTTCTTGTTCTCCTCTGTTTCCAAGAAATCGATAATTACTCTCATTGTATAGAGTGTTCCTTTCTTTCTGACACAAGATGAGGTCTTCTATGTAGGTGAAAGTCCTCCGCGTGAATTTCCGACGGCGGAGGAAGACGGGGACTTCTCAGTCTCAAGAAAGAAACACCCAGTGACCGCTTACCTTGAAGCGGAAGTAgtcaaagaagagaaaagaatgtGTAAAAGAAGCAGTGAAGAACATGCTCCCCATATTGAAGAAGACAGAGTTCGTTGCGTACCTGAGAATAAGAAGGAAGGGACGGAGAAAGTGAGGCCAATGTTAACCTTCTGGACTTTGAAacaagaagaggaggaaatgAGAGGAGGAAACCTAGCAGATGACAAGGGAATGGGTACGGCCATCCAGGCCATTACACTTGTTCTTACCAAGCTGGAAATACATCAATCGACCAGGTCATCCTCGGTGTTGCCGGAAACAAAATATACCCTAGTTATTTGCACTGAGGTTGCTATTATTAAGCAATGGAAAAGTGGAAGAGAGCGGATCACACCCAAAAGCGTTAGCGATGAAGGTATATCTCTGTTTATTCctatattattttcttgatttcatTTATATATCTTTGCAAGATTGCTCATTTTTGCAGGTGAAAATCTTCGTCGTGAATCTCCGACGGCGGAGGAAGACCTGGAGTTCTCTGGTGTGGCCATTGGTGTGCAATACAGTGGATACACCGACAATCACCTATTTTTTACAATTCCTCATCTCCAAAAGGAACTGGAATGGGCATGGGAATGGCTTACCGAGCTTCCAATCTGTGAATGCATCCTAGTGGTTATTTGCCCTGCGATGGACTTTTTTGCCCTTCCCACAAATTCCACCCCTGTCTGGGCTTTGAAACAACCGAGTTCCGAACCGGAGGATGCTGACGAAGTTGCTGATCAACTGGCAGATGGGCTGGAACCGCCAGAGGCTGAAATAACAGATGGGCCCGAACAAAATGACGTAGAGGCCCAAAAGCTTCAAAATCTGGCTCACCAACCTGCTGGGCCTTCTGAGCAGAGACCGGAagaggagggggaagaagaCCAAGAGACTGTCCAGGTCACGGTGAATACTTACTGGAGTCAGACATATATCTACCAAGTGAGCCCTAACCTCACTATGGAAAGCTTAATGGATAAAATTCGTGAAGTAAAAAATGTGAGGAAAGAATGGTGTTATTTCATTCGTCCTGGTTTCGATGATATTATTGCTGAAGACGAAGTGGTGGGCTTCTATGCCTTCGATAGGAAGGCCAGTTTTATACTAAAGGTTAGAGCGAGACCCGGTTCTATAATGTCCCAACAAGTAATGCACCACTGACGATGAAATTGGATTGACCTCTACAATGTAATACACTAAATCTGATATTCAGTATATTCGGACGATAAAATTGGATTGAATTCTACAATTTCCAGATCAATGCATATCGGTCATTTTTGCCTcttgcttttcaaaaaaaaagtactttttttttttttaatccctgaAATGATACGGATAAATCGATCTAGATTTGTCAAGGATCAAGATAGATCTCAGtcgataccaatatgatacggAAGAGGCTGGTGTACTCTATTGAATATGAGTTACAATAGTTTCTAAACCCCAATCACACTCCCTCCTCCTTATCAATCAGGGCATATATAGATCAATGTGCATCTTTTCTTGTAATTACATATGGCCATTTTATGGAATCATCTCCTGATGTAGAATGAAAGGAGTGAGTCTATGGCACAACGGTTAACAAATTATTCGATCATGAAAGCTAGAATTTACCATTCATGTAAGATACTCTTAACTCCCTACCTTCTACTTTCTAATGCATCTTTCCAAACAAAATGAGTATAATATTTTTTCGTTTTTCATTGATAAGAATTCCATTGCAACGTCTAGTCTAGTAGCCCAAGCCTTTATTTTCAAAACATGTCAAGTgtctttagaaaaaatatttcattttaatgGACAACAATTTTTTGAACAAAATACCAAATACATTGTGAAAATAACTCAAATTACTttccaatctttttttttttttttttttaaattctactGGTTTGAAACTTGAAGACAACTTCTTCTACAAAGTGTGGGTAAGGCTATGCACCTTTGCCCCTTTGTGGGTCTGCTATGTGACGGCTAATAGGCCAAAGAAAGGATTTGGTGATCGTAACAAATCATTTGATCACGAAAGCTAGAATTTACCATTCATGTAGTATATTCTTAACTCCCTACCCTCTACTTTTTAATGCATCTTTCCAAACAAAATgagtataatttttcttttcattgatAAGAATTCCATTGCAACATCTAATATAGTAGCCCAAGCCCTTATTTTCAAAACATGTTAAgtgtttttagaaaaaatattccATTTTAACGGACAACAATTTTTGAACAAAATAACTAATACATTGTGAAAATAACCCAAATTACTTTacagtttcatttttttttttaattcctattattattattatttatgaaaataaagtagaataaaattgaaaagaagCAACAACATTcatgaagagatttttttttttggtcagaatgaagggaaattgatggccattcataaaagaagaagaagaaaaaaaatagatgatgaagttgCCGATGTCATGCACCTCTCTCACCAGTAGGGAATCTACCGCTTAAAGTCCAATGTCGGAGTAATTGGCTAGTGAACGGCCAAGTGCCGGGACTAGCCTAATCATagatcattcattttttgttcttcaCTTCTTCAGTTGTATCCAATAGGTGGAAAAATTagtcaaataataaaaaaaaagagtaatttacaacgccactcccttgagaatgtcacaattagaGAGATCACCCCTACATAATGTGAAATTATGTTCACATCCCTACCGGCAGTCACTGTTAATTGAGGAGTTGAATTGACAATTGTATCAATTTGACTAAAACACATGACCAATTCATATTTTACCCAAGTCTCTCCTTACCTTTAGCCTCCACTTACCTCCACCATGGAGTTCAAGGAGAGTTTTTTGCGCGCAGAGAATGAACTACTAATGGTGTGGAAAGTGGAGATAAAATTTGAGTTTTTGGAAAGATTATATCCAGATTCAGGTTATAGAGGAAGATGTTCAATTTATTTCTCTCAATTGCATGGATACGACTACTAATTGTAATTTTATAGCTACATTTGCTCATGCTTTGTGTTCTTTGGTTGAAAGATGATCATTATGGTAAAAATCAATTGATTTCTCAAGTTTAGTAGCAATTTCATGGGTAGTTTATGGGGACTTTAATGCAATTTTATCCCCATCTGAAAAAGTAAGAGGAAGGCTACCTTGTTCTCAGTTTGTGGAAGAGTTTGGAAAATTTGTGGATGATGCCGCTTTGATCTCTCTAGGGGTATAATGGTAATTGTATTGtactatcattttcaaattcatTATTTAGCCAacgaatataatttttttaaaataaaactctactctcacaatctctctctctctctctcactctcacgACTCTCTCCCCGCTCATGACTctcaacgatctctctctctcacacgacTTTTGGAATGGGCCTTTCAGTCGTTATCACTGGGGATCTGttaatgttttctttgtgatcatcttttatattattttaaatatctatttacactgcattcatttgatagatagaatgaaatagtttattttggttagtgatagaacatagtatctgatgacatttggtttgattttggtacaTACCTTGAATGACTTGATTCACAtaatcaatataaattttgaggagttGGGTGGGTTATGGATTGAAAAGTACCCCCCCCAATCATCTCTTTTGAGAAGTTTAGATGGATTattagatttttaaaattttacatctattttaaatcaaaccaaacaactatggtaaattaattttacttcatttttgttgcaaccaaacgactcataagagaaaaaaaattctcttcccttcccttcccttcccttcccatttcccatttcccatttcccatttcccttgcaaccaaatgcaaCCTAACAAATAAGAGTGGCGCAAGTGGGTCAACTTGTCTTAAACCTTTTTTCCGTATTAAAAAAGCCATTTGACCTTCATATACAAGGATTGGAATATATCAATATTTGATGATAAATACAAATTTAATGGCCTTTCATTTGTCGATATGATAGTTTGATCGAATTCCGATATGATGCTTCTTTTGTAAGATATAAAAGTGAAACAATCAAACTATCGATAGAAATCAANAAGAGTGAATTAGCTAAAAATCTTAATAAGACAATTCTTATCTCTAAAATTTTCTCCAAGAGGATTTAGGGGCGGATCCTGCTCCTCTCCAATGCGCCCAACGTCCCAATGCACATCTGATGGTTGCGAGGACCCGGGCACGTACCCTGATGTCCTCCTAGCCATCTAATGCGCGTTGGGTGTGTTGGGGCATTGGAGAGGAACCTTACGCTTTGAAGGCAACCTTCAACCTGGATCTTAGAATATCTCactcaaaattttcttatatgACCATTGTCTCATTTTTTGAATATTTACTCTCTTGCTAGTCTCTCCCCAAAATATATGAAGATAGCATACTAAGAATCTTTACCATAAGAACCCCGATCTTCCTCTGCATCAGAATATTGATAGATGGATATCAGACCTATCCCCATCTTATTCACCACAAATCCAACCACTCCCCGACCCAATAGTTTCTAAACCCCTCCTCCTCCTGCTCAACCAAGGCATATATAGATCAATGTCCATCTTTTCTTGTAATTACATATGGCCGTTTTATAAAATCATCTCATGATATAGAATGAAAGGAGAGAGTCTGTGGCGCAACGCCCAGATTGGTTTGAGGGATCAGCCACCACGCCCATCCTACCCTATGTCCTAAACTACATCCCTAGATCCAAAAAATGGGTCTTGTTCACTTAAATGCCCAAATGTGGGCCTAATCTCTCCCCCTTGCGGATTCACCCAACCCAAATGATTTACCGTAAAAAAACATGATCATGTTAAAGCCCATCCCCAAAAtctaaataatgttaaaataaaaacaaagttGAAGCCCAATCAGTCTTCACCTAGCCTAACCAAAAACAAGCAAAAGCGATGGCAATACATATCCTCCACTTAGATCTAAATATCCCCACGGGGATCCAACCctgaaaccaaaagaaaaatatactaAATTAAAAAGGTGAGAAAATTGATCTGGActtaaggctttgtttggttgcaaggagaatacaaaatttttatgtaaagtggaatttttcttccaaaaaaaaaataaatttagatgtttgattgcaagagaaatatattttacaagtgaaaaaaatttcacttaaccattaaaatttccctttttatttccccaccaaaataggaagaaaaaaaaaaccctactctttctcttcctctctctctctctctctctctctctctctctcgcgacTCTCTCCTCGCTCATGAATctcaacgatctctctctctcacatgacTTTTGGAATGGGCCTTTCAGTCGTTATCACTTGCAACCTAttaatgttttctttgtgatcatcttttatattattttaaatatctatTTATGCTGCATTCATTTCATAGAtataatgaaatggtttattttggttagtgatagaacatagtatctgatgacatttggtttgattttggtacaGAGCTTGAATGACCTGActcacataaccaatataaattttgaggagctgggTGGGTTATGGATTAAAaagtactcccccccccccctctaatCATATCTTTTGAGGaatttggttggattattagttttttaaaattttacatctaacAAAACAACTATGGAAAATTAATTTtacttcacttctgttgcaaccaaacgattcaaaagggaaaaaaaattcgcTTCACTTCCTTtctcatttcccttgcaaccaaactcAGCCTAAATgataaagaataataaaaataaaataaaaaaaaggaaatccaCGGACGGGAGTTGCAGATCCGAAGACAAAGGAGAGAAGGCAGAGTCAAGAGGGTAGAGATATGCAGGATTTCGGTAAGCTTTTGGTGGCTATTGGTTCAGCTATGGTGAAGAAAGGGTATTTTCAGCCATGGAAAATTAGAGGAAGATAAGGGAATGGGGGTTAAGATAGGTTTTGAAATCCTAATCTGAGGGTTCAGATTAgaggaaaaaaatcaataatataataaaaaaatatattaaatcaaAGATTAACTTAATTAAAACTAAATGAACGAAGTTAAAACATAATTGAACTGAACCCAAACAAAACTAATTTGATTAAACTAAAATGAGCCTAATTAGACCAACTggattaaaataaattcaaaattgaaccatataaaccttaataaaataaattaaaattgaacAAACTTGATTAAATCTCCATGAACCAATAATGATAAATTAAAACCAATctatgaaactaattaaaccggTTCAAGCTCGACttcaattaagaaaaaatggaagataacACTTATGTTTTAAGAttcaaatcgaaccaaattagACTAGATCTTTCAGCTCAAGAAAAGATTAAACACTAAAATATTTGTACtatgagtttttattttttatttatttatttatttattttttcggGAGAGTGAATTTGTTAAAACTTTAATAAGGCAATTCATTCTCTAAAATtttctccaagaggatctagGGGTGGATCCTGCTCCTCTCCAATATGCCCAATGTCCCAATGCGCATCTAACGGTTGAGAGGACCTGGGCACGCATCCTAAGGTCCTCATAGCCGTCTGATGCGCGTTGGGTGTGTTGGGAAGTTGGAGAGGATCCTTATGCTTTGAAGGCAGCCTCCAATTTTGATATTAGAATATCTCACTCAAAATTTTCTCATATGACCATTGACTCAATTTTTGATTCTTTACTCTCTTGCCTGTCTCTCTCCAAAATTTACGAAGGTAGCTTATTAGGAATCTTTGCCATAAGAACCCCGATCTTCCTCCGCATTAGAATATTGATAGATGGTTATCAGACCTATCCCCATCCTATTCACCAAAAATCCAACTGCTCCCCAACTCAATAGTTTCTAAACCCCAATCACACTCCCTCCTCCTCCTTATCAATTAGGGCATCTATAGATCAATGTGCATCTTTTCTTGTAATTACATATGGCCATTTTATGGAACCATCTCCTGATGTAGAATGAAAGGAGTGAGTCTATGGCACAACGGTTAACAAATTATTCGATCATGAAAGCTAGAATTTACCATTCATGTAAGATACTCTTAACTCCCTACCTTCTACTTTCTAATGCATCTTTCCAGACAAAATgagtataatatatttttttttttcgttgatAAGAATTCCATTGCAACGTCTAGTCTAGTAGCCCAAGCCTTTATTTTCAAAACATGTCAAgtgtttttagaaaaaatatttcattttaatgGACAACAATTTTTG is drawn from Macadamia integrifolia cultivar HAES 741 chromosome 7, SCU_Mint_v3, whole genome shotgun sequence and contains these coding sequences:
- the LOC122083109 gene encoding uncharacterized protein LOC122083109, with protein sequence MKGYGHVWTRKISKSARLDSYTPLWEAEIDKENLRFPAVFHFQNSESPPREFPTAEEDGDFSVSRKKHPVTAYLEAEVVKEEKRMCKRSSEEHAPHIEEDRVRCVPENKKEGTEKVRPMLTFWTLKQEEEEMRGGNLADDKGMGTAIQAITLVLTKLEIHQSTRSSSVLPETKYTLVICTEVAIIKQWKSGRERITPKSVSDEGENLRRESPTAEEDLEFSGVAIGVQYSGYTDNHLFFTIPHLQKELEWAWEWLTELPICECILVVICPAMDFFALPTNSTPVWALKQPSSEPEDADEVADQLADGLEPPEAEITDGPEQNDVEAQKLQNLAHQPAGPSEQRPEEEGEEDQETVQVTVNTYWSQTYIYQVSPNLTMESLMDKIREVKNVRKEWCYFIRPGFDDIIAEDEVVGFYAFDRKASFILKVRARPGSIMSQQVMHH